The Magnolia sinica isolate HGM2019 chromosome 3, MsV1, whole genome shotgun sequence genome includes the window agttcaatcaagggaacatacataacatcactctctctttctatctcattttcatttagagttttatatttcataatatccaagttctaactaagttttctaagttctaacttctaagtttctaattctaacaacttctttctattttattttatttttgtttgttaattgatttgttactttgttagttgttagttgttacaacttacaagtttgaagttacaacttacaagtgacaagttacaacttacaagttacatcttacaagttacaacttacaagttacaagtacaAGTTACGACAAGAATTCAAGATCAATACTCAAGTGAAGGGGCAAAGGTGAAGAGAAGACAAGTAGACAACTTAGACAAGAATTTGAAAATTGAAAGTTGGTAGTTGAgaacctcttttagatttgtaattttaattttatttgtgtgtaaatctctctctctctctctctctctctctctctctctctctacaagtgtaactcaaccctatcactttttctcattttcttttccctcttcttctccctttctacaagtgtaagtgtgtaactcaactctctctctccctcttcttccccctttctagtttctacaagtgtaagtgtgtaagtgtgtgtgtgtgtaagtgtaactctctctctctctctctctctctctctctctctctctctctctctctctcccccaagtcccatctctttaggctctttagtctttactcttacttactctcttagatctacttctttcttacttcttacttcttagttcttcttcttagtctcttactttagttttctttttatttgtagtttactttctagtttctagttagtagctagctagttactttttagtgctAGGATACTAGCAAGTGGCAATCAATAATACACACACCACCATCCACCATCATAaatcataatgtcttcttcccaatcttcctcttttaagcccaagtcgaatgacccgggttggaagtatgcacactaccgtagtgctaccgaaaagactcacatagtatgtgagttatgtagGTATGTGAGTTCCagtggcattgcaaggcacaagcaacaccttgcacatttaccagggtcaaatgcaaaagcatgcaacaaaattactccagaaatccgaagggagatcatggagtatatggaaaaacaatcaagaaagaaatgcgatagtgccctacatcaggaggaatatatggaacaagatgcatatgaaaatataaatgtagttaatgcagatgaagctagtcccactccccCTACTTCGACAGGCCAGTTTAGACCACAAATACAACCATAAaaaagagcccgagggcatgggcccatagatatatggtgtagaccacaccccaaggatgtggtcgaccaaaggggtagagggaaagggccgactcaaacaactttagagaaccggtataaacaaaaagataggaaaaccacaattcaatatattACTAAGTGGTTTTATTAAACCGGCGTTGCTTTCAACGCCGTTAAATCGAAAAGCTTCAAAGTAATGATTAAGGCTAtgggtcaatttggacctgggcttaaacttccttcatatcatgaaatgagagagacatgcctaAAAAATGAAGTTAAATATACACAATCCTTCATAGCTGAATATAAGGAATTATGGAAAATATATGATTGTTCACTAATGGCCAATGGATGGACCGATAAATCCGatcggtctctcattaactttttggtaaattgtctagctgggacaatgttcttgaagtcagtAGATGCGTCGGGCCATTTACACacaggagaatatttgtttaacttactagacagtgtagttgaagaaataggtgaggattacgttgtacaagtaattacagataacgcagcctcgtatgtaatggtcggtcgtcttcttatggagaagaggcgacgtttattttggacccccgatgcagcccattgtattgatcttatattagaagatataagtagattatttataaatgtgattgcaatGGTTAGAAGAATTacagtctttatgtacaaacacgcccttcttctcagtcgaatgagaaaacacattgggggtaacttgctacgtccagtagtcacccgtttcgctacagcctttttaacactacaaaggctacatgcaaagaaataaGAACTTCGAAGCCTTTtagtgtcggccgattttacaagtgggccttagtcAAAGAAGGTTGAAGGGAaacaggttcaacaaacaattctttctcaaGGTTTTTAGACTCAAGTGGCAAAggcgctaaaatgatctgagcccttagtcactgttgcgattggtggacggggatgaAAAGCttgcaatgggctacatatatgatgcgatggagggcgaaaaataagatcatggaccattttaactatagagaccgtgattacaagccaattttagatattatagatagaagatagggcagccaaatgtcatccccattgtattcggctgcttacatccttaacccagcctgtttattcgcttctgttgatccagcagaagcactaACTACGCATATGGTtagatttattgatgtcttggaaagaatgattccagatagaggagaacaggacaagatctcaactttgccGGACTTCTACACTAAAAGTAaagggatattctcaagggatatcgtaataagacattggacaatgaaattacccagtaagtacttctatgaatgaatgttagtgtactgtcaactgtgtactgaactcttacaaaaagtttttctacaaagtgtctctaagaGACTAAGACTCTAACTtatacttaaactgtttttctcagctgactggtgggctgcatatggagtggacccgaacaggaaggatccagctctaaaaAAGCTGGTtatgaagattcttggactcacgtattctgccagtggttgcgagcgcaattggagcacattcgaggcggtaagtttagactgtttagtaattgttttgtttttttgttaactttaatttttttagtagccaaagctaaattaattacctaaatagctaatgccaaatgcgctttctttcttgcagattcataccaagaaaaggaatcgccttgagaAAAAACGCTCAACAACTTagttttcgttcaatacaatcaaaaattgcgagaacgattccaaagtaggaaagaaaagcccggtttctttgaccctatctgcttagatgagttggatgcagataatgAGTGGCTCATAGAGACGGAGGACCcggtatttgctggagaggagCTAACATAGGCACAAGTTAAAGATACCGCATATGGATCGACACTTGGTGAAGGTAGTAGTACCACTCAAAGGTGAAAGACGAAgggggcgagtagtagccgtcaaccccgttgatgagattgaggagattgaagaaggagaaggtgataatgatgatcaagctgaagatcattcaccattggatgttgatgaagtattagtacgtacagatgatgaagaaacagaagaagaagaagtgtatgtggaagaaggagatgactcgaatgataatgatgatgatgatagtggtGGTGGTGGACCTAGTGGTGATATGCCACAAGGGCTACTAGATCAATGTATGTGATTAATGATTgttgattagataaataataaatacataacttcttaattttatttaatgcttgtctcataagtctaagtgtgttgatgttgatgttgttagttgttgataacttgatattAATAACTTGACATATTATATTATGTATCATGtacatgtagtgttgaatgttgaatatggatatttcatatttcatatttgttattgacttattgttaaatataaaatgttaattgttaagatttaagaagttaactatattgCAATTTGTAAATGTATCATTATCATATGTATGTAattggttggttttttttttttacttaaattaaatgtatttcatgtcccaatgacatataataatttattttgatttttctgattttttctttaattttttgaaaaaatgcgaAAAAAATAAATATGCGACCACATGCGATTGTGTGATCGCACTTCGCacaggcatatgcaatcgcataggatcgcatatgctatttgacaacattggttatAAATCTGGGAAACCTAttaatcttgtccctatgtcactattCCATAGGCCGttagagcctgcagagtcttttgcgcatcacattcattcatggcatcaagaaatcaggcaaaagatcactactagtaatgaacattataaattcTCTGCAGACGAGCATAAacatttcaaagaattcaatattgaggACCCTATGATagtctgcatcaggcccgagtggtatcctccgggggccgttcgtaagttacacgcgcatagcgctggacccttcaaaattataaaacgaaatggtctcaatgtgtatgaggtagatcttccaccttttatgagaattagttccacattcaatgtggaagatctagttacttttcaggggaccactgatactttgtccgaccCTTCGcacacccatcctgattccccagatttatcccttgatccatggccccatcccgacccatcttcACAGCCCCTACATCTTGTACCTACCCCTCTCgtcccatcttcccagcctctatgtctcatacctacccatcccgacccattttcccagcctctacctcccatatctactcttcctgacctttcttcccagcctctgcctcccatacctaacattcacacacccagagatgaaatagaggatatcctggaccatcagatagtttcaacgtcggacggtgggtttcagaaatacctggttaaatggaagtcacgcccagcttcagacagcatgcGGCTCACTAAGgaagagcttcagagacttggtCCTGACATCCTGAAGcgattcaggagttttatttcgccaataGCGAAATCTTCACagctggggagaattgatggggacatcacgcgcacacaccACCCCCCTTACGCTCGTACgctagaaggagggccccactgtcgatctggatcgatgacgacgtccaggaagggcctcctagctagaggacgaagttttgattcaaaagagtaggCCCGTTAGTtaaaaaagcccatcatgggatctcatgatcgtggctcactagtcggattgatttcatattttaggttttgcttattgttattatttagaacatcatgaacactttggatttctttgtttgatttttattttagtttatttcatcaccaagtaatagcttgcgcacatgacgcgagtttatgggtataggattttccctataaataggcactccttgtagttcttttgattaattgaagattaataaaacttctgcg containing:
- the LOC131240067 gene encoding uncharacterized protein LOC131240067 — protein: MSSPLYSAAYILNPACLFASVDPAEALTTHMVRFIDVLERMIPDRGEQDKISTLPDFYTKSKGIFSRDIVIRHWTMKLPTDWWAAYGVDPNRKDPALKKLVMKILGLTYSASGCERNWSTFEAIHTKKRNRLEKKRSTT